A region from the Hypomesus transpacificus isolate Combined female chromosome 11, fHypTra1, whole genome shotgun sequence genome encodes:
- the LOC124474250 gene encoding uncharacterized protein LOC124474250, with product MLKAGLHSKFPDDASLILDFKRYLTDSLSITNSQQEVDNVSRFLRYLQPKGDEPNLNFFKKTIETQDYLTKLRLTDMSAANIMYYIQSMIRFVGFLTIKLDPGKEGAELHSMCQAYKELLLSLKKAVAKAHLNEVVTMKNNRLSNCQRSVADCQEILKVAKADFLYIFKKSVDESHVLDSEKTSFRYYCEAVMVFRHFQLPGAVEGMTVKEWKTRKHVGSRAVIGICHHTTQQIVTLALSLEEGAWLQAYYDNIRCGYLKDSCKKFFISSHGKPLHKVTNDVYRLHEIYKLQPVSSIEVRRAAKTEASATFMENQKEGLAHHMAHNSFLANQHNGMRLPRVMLARALMLESLIDTSETCPPSSKDDQPSESTEKYFSTFITTFQVSTEGQPPGKRKRVAAGFPESSQDLQRQEHLLSKYIHQKPSVRKLDRHIKKQGWTANHPTGEEIRQMWKPASKLSIEGDAHTYKKTIKQNWKGLVIQDFGGKKGLRVVTTKHLAEGAIVCDYHGIITTAAEGREMMSHYSEEDLRGLFFFRAGQTELCIDGHSPCECHGADTFGRRIKHSSKKSNLKPLHCVFNTGEGEKQAILFRAVKDIDTNTELSFDHGAKRKFFRGEGLDLKWLDE from the exons ATGCTAAAAGCGGGTCTACATTCAAAGTTCCCTGATGATGCCAGTCTCATTTTGGACTTCAAAAGGTACCTCACAGACAGTCTCAGCATCACCAACTCTCAACAGGAA GTTGACAATGTGTCACGCTTCCTGCGCTATTTGCAGCCCAAGGGGGATGAACCAAATCTGAATTTCTTCAAAAAGACCATAGAGACACAAGATTACTTGACAAAACTACGACTGACAGACATGAGCGCAGCCAACATTATGTACTACATCCAGAGCATGATACGGTTCGTCGGCTTCCTTACGATAAAGCTGGATCCGGGAAAGGAAGGCGCAGAGCTCCACTCCATGTGCCAAGCGTACAAGGAGCTGCTGCTGTCACTGAAGAAGGCGGTTGCCAAGGCTCATTTAAATGAAGTGGTCACCATGAA AAACAATCGATTATCCAATTGCCAGCGCAGCGTTGCAGATTGCCAGGAAATTTTAAAGGTTGCAAAGGCAGACTTCCTCTACATCTTCAAGAAGTCAGTGGATGAATCCCATGTCTTAGACAGTGAAAAGACGTCATTCCGCTATTACTGTGAAGCGGTCATGGTGTTTCGTCACTTTCAGCTCCCTGGAGCTGTGGAGGGTATGACT gtgaaagaGTGGAAGACTAGAAAGCATGTTGGTAGCAGGGCTGTGATTGGCATCTGTcaccacacaacacaacagatCGTCACACTTGCCTTGTCACTGGAGGAGGGAGCC TGGTTACAGGCGTACTACGATAACATTCGCTGTGGATACCTCAAGGATAGTTGCAAAAAGTTTTTCATTTCATCCCATGGCAAACCTCTTCACAAGGTCACAAACGACGTCTATCGACTCCATGAAAT CTACAAACTCCAACCTGTCAGTAGTATTGAGGTCCGAAGGGCTGCCAAGACAGAAGCATCAGCAACATTTATGGAGAACCAAAAG GAGGGTTTGGCACATCACATGGCCCATAACAGTTTTCTGGCCAACCAGCATAATGGTATGCGATTGCCAAGGGTTATGTTGGCCAGAGCTCTAATGCTTGAATCCTTAATTGA CACTTCAGAGACCTGCCCTCCATCAAGTAAGGACGACCAGCCTTCCGAGTCTACCGAAAAATACTTTTCTACCTTCATCACCACATTCCAAGTTTCCACTGAAGGCCAGCCACCAGGCAAAAGGAAGAGGGTCGCTGCAGGGTTCCCAGAATCCTCCCAGGATCTCCAGAGACAGGAACATCTGCTGT caaaataCATCCATCAGAAACCATCTGTCAGGAAATTGGATAGGCATATTAAGAAGCAGGGGTGGACAGCCAACCATCCAACTGGAGAAGAGATCCGGCAGATGTGGAAACCAGCCTCCAAACTGTCCATTGAGGGTGATGCTCACACCTACAAGAAAACAATTAAGCAGAATTGGAAAGGCCTGGTCATCCAAGACTTTGGTGGAAAGAAAGGGCTAA GAGTGGTTACAACCAAGCATTTAGCCGAAGGTGCAATTGTCTGTGATTACCATGGAATCATTACCACAGCTGCTGAGGGGAGAGAAATGATGAGCCACTACTCAGAAGAAGACTTGCGTGGCCTGTTTTTCTTCAGAGCTGGGCAGACGGAACTCTGCATTGATGGCCACAGTCCATGTGAGTGTCACGGAGCAGACACTTTTGGAAGAAGGATCAAGCATTCTTCAAAAAAGAGCAACTTGAAGCCACTTCACTGCGTCTTCAACACAGGAGAAGGTGAAAAGCAAGCCATCCTCTTCAGGGCTGTGAAGGACATTGACACAAACACTGAACTTTCTTTTGACCACGGTGCCAAGAGGAAGTTCTTCCGAGGAGAGGGCCTGGACCTGAAATGGCTGGATGAGTAG